In Streptomyces durocortorensis, a genomic segment contains:
- a CDS encoding phage tail protein, which translates to MTDNIFATSVFFKLAIGGSDLGAFHTCSGLGAEVEMETYAEGGNNGFTWQLPGRITWTNITLTRPVTADTLKIARWLNETIQRVEPKDGEIVALRPDLSRIISWQVQGIVPVRWQGPSFDPANSQAAIETLEIAHEGLEPS; encoded by the coding sequence ATGACGGACAACATCTTCGCCACGAGCGTGTTCTTCAAGCTCGCGATCGGCGGCAGCGACCTGGGCGCGTTCCACACCTGCTCGGGCCTCGGCGCCGAGGTGGAGATGGAGACGTACGCCGAGGGCGGCAACAACGGGTTCACCTGGCAGCTGCCGGGGCGGATCACCTGGACCAACATCACGCTGACCCGCCCCGTCACCGCCGACACGCTCAAGATCGCGCGCTGGCTCAACGAGACGATCCAGCGGGTCGAGCCCAAGGACGGCGAGATCGTGGCGCTGCGACCGGATCTCAGCCGGATCATCAGCTGGCAGGTGCAGGGGATCGTGCCGGTGCGCTGGCAGGGGCCCTCCTTCGACCCGGCCAACTCCCAGGCGGCGATCGAGACGCTGGAGATCGCCCACGAGGGCCTGGAGCCCTCCTGA
- a CDS encoding CIS tube protein, with the protein MSPAARASRARAQLTIMEPPSSVGAKPGGTLARLTLQFNPAKLSLSKSTEWRRTPSRTAGQSALPEFVGSGPRSLSLEVFLDATATHDNSVEKAVEQLMTACVPTPSSLARLTPSSPWVRFDWGTAKTTSFDGVLSSLSVSYTLFDVDGKPLRATCSLSIEEASVDPAGQNPTSGSKEARRTHRVVAGDSLPLLAWREYGDATAWRTIAAANGIDDPMQLTPGRELLVPGLEDHRAEDGR; encoded by the coding sequence ATGTCACCCGCTGCCCGTGCGAGCCGCGCTCGCGCCCAGCTGACCATCATGGAACCGCCGTCGTCCGTCGGCGCCAAGCCCGGCGGCACGCTCGCCCGGCTCACGTTGCAGTTCAACCCCGCGAAGCTGTCGCTGAGCAAGAGCACCGAGTGGCGGCGCACTCCGTCCCGGACGGCCGGGCAGTCCGCGCTGCCCGAGTTCGTCGGCAGCGGGCCCCGGTCCCTGTCGCTGGAGGTCTTCCTCGACGCCACGGCCACCCACGACAACTCGGTGGAGAAGGCGGTCGAACAGCTGATGACCGCCTGTGTCCCCACCCCGAGCAGTCTGGCCCGCCTGACGCCTTCAAGCCCGTGGGTGCGGTTCGACTGGGGCACGGCGAAGACGACCTCGTTCGACGGGGTGCTCTCCAGCCTCTCCGTGTCGTACACGCTCTTCGACGTCGACGGGAAGCCGCTCCGCGCCACCTGCTCCCTCTCCATCGAGGAGGCGAGCGTGGACCCGGCCGGCCAGAACCCCACGTCGGGTTCGAAGGAGGCCCGGCGTACGCACCGGGTCGTGGCCGGGGACAGTCTGCCGCTGCTCGCCTGGCGGGAGTACGGCGATGCCACCGCCTGGCGCACCATCGCGGCCGCCAACGGCATCGACGACCCCATGCAGTTGACCCCGGGCAGGGAGCTTCTGGTGCCCGGGCTGGAAGACCACCGGGCGGAGGACGGCCGGTGA
- a CDS encoding VgrG-related protein produces the protein MTSTSPGRSFAADPIVEAPGELPRAWAAQLVSCVVDENVGLPDAAVLMYRDPDHTFLTATGLTIGTPLKISVVTVQERVRERLFTGEVTAVELDSDTTGSFTVVRAFSKAHRLQRGRKVAAFRNMKTADIVRKVAAGAGLACGKVEAAPITYKQLTQPNVSDWEFLQHLAAESGAVVRVDDKGLLQFTKPKPAASAPAPSTSATRDPMVLEYGNNLVALRAVLTGADGADSVEVRGWNVDTKTRLVARQQSIRSDTVTPGMSPSLAAGAFGSNARTTIADTPYRTQAETTAVAGALAASVSSGFGEIEAVAYGNPQLRAGQPVALGNVGPAFSGRYTATAAHHVLEPDTGYRTTVIVSASPDRSLAGLAAGGSAPSRGPRMPGLAIGVVTDIREEGRGQRGWVRLKFPWLDDTYVTDWVRTVQWGGQGGGGVFSPEVNDEVLVGFEQGLLDSPYVLGGLYNGVDKPSAHDVPLVDPTSGKVNRRSLVSRSGNRLELLDAPRGPAGVRLATGDKRLDVVLDEKKGEIRLLVKARGGGRELSSVTLSASGITLDAGMGDVNIKGRSVTVNGKTGVTVDGGLLAVLKAKLIRIN, from the coding sequence GTGACCTCGACATCCCCCGGCCGGTCCTTCGCCGCCGACCCGATCGTCGAGGCGCCCGGCGAGCTGCCGCGGGCCTGGGCCGCGCAGTTGGTGAGCTGTGTCGTCGACGAGAACGTCGGGCTGCCGGACGCCGCCGTGCTGATGTACCGGGACCCGGACCACACGTTCCTCACGGCGACGGGCCTCACCATCGGCACCCCGCTGAAGATCTCCGTGGTCACCGTGCAGGAGCGGGTGCGCGAGCGGCTGTTCACCGGGGAGGTCACAGCGGTCGAGCTGGACAGCGACACCACCGGTTCGTTCACGGTCGTGCGGGCGTTCTCCAAGGCGCACCGGCTCCAGCGCGGCCGGAAGGTCGCGGCCTTCCGGAACATGAAGACGGCGGACATCGTACGCAAGGTCGCCGCCGGTGCGGGGCTGGCCTGCGGGAAGGTGGAGGCCGCGCCGATCACCTACAAGCAGCTGACCCAGCCGAACGTGTCGGACTGGGAGTTCCTCCAGCACCTCGCGGCCGAGAGCGGGGCGGTGGTGCGGGTGGACGACAAGGGTCTGCTCCAGTTCACCAAGCCGAAGCCCGCCGCTTCGGCCCCCGCGCCGTCGACCTCCGCGACGCGCGACCCGATGGTCCTGGAGTACGGCAACAACCTGGTGGCCCTGCGGGCGGTGCTGACCGGTGCGGACGGGGCGGACAGCGTCGAGGTGCGCGGCTGGAACGTCGACACCAAGACGCGGCTGGTGGCCCGGCAGCAGTCCATCCGCAGCGACACCGTCACCCCGGGGATGAGCCCGTCGCTGGCGGCCGGGGCGTTCGGCTCCAACGCCCGGACGACGATCGCGGACACCCCCTACCGGACGCAGGCGGAGACGACCGCAGTGGCCGGCGCCCTCGCCGCCTCGGTCAGCTCCGGGTTCGGGGAGATCGAAGCCGTCGCCTACGGGAACCCGCAGCTGCGGGCGGGCCAGCCGGTGGCGCTCGGCAACGTGGGGCCCGCTTTCTCCGGCCGCTACACCGCGACCGCCGCGCACCACGTCCTCGAACCGGACACCGGCTACCGCACGACGGTGATCGTCAGCGCCTCACCGGACCGTTCGCTGGCCGGGCTGGCCGCCGGCGGCAGCGCTCCGTCGCGCGGTCCGCGCATGCCGGGGCTGGCGATCGGGGTGGTCACCGACATCCGCGAGGAGGGCCGGGGCCAACGTGGCTGGGTGCGCCTGAAGTTCCCCTGGCTGGACGACACGTACGTCACCGACTGGGTCCGTACGGTGCAGTGGGGCGGCCAGGGCGGCGGCGGAGTGTTCAGCCCCGAGGTCAACGACGAGGTGCTGGTCGGGTTCGAGCAGGGGCTGCTGGACAGCCCGTACGTGCTCGGCGGCCTCTACAACGGGGTCGACAAGCCGTCCGCGCACGACGTCCCGCTGGTCGACCCGACCAGCGGGAAGGTCAACCGCCGTTCGCTGGTGTCCCGTTCGGGCAACCGGCTGGAGCTGCTGGACGCCCCGCGCGGCCCGGCGGGCGTGCGGCTGGCCACCGGCGACAAGCGGCTCGACGTCGTCCTCGACGAGAAGAAGGGCGAGATCAGGCTGTTGGTGAAGGCCCGCGGCGGCGGCCGGGAGCTGAGCTCGGTGACGCTCTCCGCCTCCGGCATCACCCTCGACGCCGGTATGGGCGACGTGAACATCAAGGGCCGCTCGGTGACCGTCAACGGCAAGACGGGGGTCACCGTCGACGGCGGGCTGCTCGCCGTCCTCAAGGCCAAGCTCATCAGGATCAACTGA
- a CDS encoding PAAR domain-containing protein has protein sequence MPPAARTGDSTAHGGLIGTPPPGAVAVATVLIGGRPAAVTGSLHACVVPPHAALGPGNVIMPNPAAALAGQVLIGGLPAARMRDTTSCGAPIVSGAFNVLIGGPM, from the coding sequence ATGCCCCCCGCAGCCCGCACGGGCGACAGCACCGCACACGGCGGCCTCATCGGCACCCCGCCCCCGGGCGCGGTCGCCGTCGCCACCGTGCTCATCGGCGGCCGGCCGGCGGCCGTCACCGGGAGCCTGCACGCGTGCGTGGTCCCCCCGCACGCGGCGCTCGGACCCGGCAACGTGATCATGCCCAACCCGGCCGCCGCGCTCGCCGGTCAGGTGCTGATCGGCGGACTGCCCGCCGCCCGGATGCGGGACACCACCAGCTGCGGCGCGCCCATCGTCAGCGGCGCGTTCAACGTCCTGATCGGGGGCCCGATGTGA